From a single Stackebrandtia endophytica genomic region:
- a CDS encoding phytoene desaturase family protein, with amino-acid sequence MTSTDGITMDGNYDVIVVGGGHNGLVAAAYLAKSGLDVCVCEAREVVGGAAVSEHPFGPAYTVTSLSYVVSLLPPALVSDLNLAEHGYHVFPQGPYFAPRVDGRYLRLPNDRAARFDELSKFSRSDAETYDDWDDQLARLGGILGPMLERIPPKLGSRRPKDLLQQAAFAAGLREVDVRTAGDITKLLTGSIADLIEDHFESDALRGLLSVSGCIGTWAGPRSAGSAYVMLHHHVGDLDGTTGAWGFPRGGMGGVTQALARSARAYGAKIRTLAEVAKINVADGTVTGVSLANGDELRARSVITTVHPSIAFLNLIDATELPTEFLTDIRRWKSRSGTVKINLVVDRLPTFTAHPEFDPQVHGGTIVLAESLDDIEGAYQDAVAGRAARLPFADICIPSVFDDSLAPPGEHIVSMFTQWVPHTWAAQPDADGLGDYAARVIARVEAVAPGFTDSIKHQQVIGPHEMERDYHLVGGNIFHGELTPTQMFHTRPSAGYADLRTPISGLYQAGSATHGGGGVTGIPGRNVVRQVLSDRKWWKRRR; translated from the coding sequence TTGACATCAACCGATGGGATAACCATGGACGGCAATTACGACGTGATCGTGGTCGGCGGCGGCCACAATGGATTGGTCGCGGCGGCCTACCTCGCCAAATCCGGCCTCGACGTGTGCGTATGCGAGGCTCGGGAAGTCGTCGGCGGCGCCGCCGTCAGCGAGCACCCGTTCGGCCCCGCCTACACCGTGACCAGTTTGTCCTATGTAGTCAGCTTGCTTCCGCCCGCCCTGGTATCGGACCTGAACCTCGCCGAACACGGCTACCACGTGTTCCCGCAGGGACCGTATTTCGCGCCCCGTGTGGACGGCCGGTACCTGCGACTGCCCAACGATCGAGCCGCCCGCTTCGACGAGCTGTCCAAATTCTCCCGCAGTGACGCCGAGACCTACGACGACTGGGATGACCAACTGGCACGGCTGGGAGGGATCCTGGGGCCGATGCTGGAGCGGATCCCACCGAAACTGGGCTCCCGCAGGCCGAAGGACCTGCTCCAGCAGGCCGCCTTCGCGGCGGGCCTGCGCGAGGTCGACGTGCGCACCGCCGGTGACATCACCAAGTTGTTGACCGGATCGATCGCCGACCTCATCGAAGACCATTTCGAGTCCGACGCACTTCGCGGCCTGCTATCGGTGTCGGGGTGCATCGGAACCTGGGCCGGACCACGGTCGGCCGGAAGTGCCTACGTCATGCTCCACCACCACGTCGGCGACCTGGACGGAACCACCGGCGCCTGGGGCTTCCCACGCGGCGGCATGGGCGGCGTCACCCAGGCGCTGGCCCGTTCGGCCCGCGCGTACGGCGCGAAGATCCGCACGCTGGCCGAGGTCGCCAAGATCAACGTCGCCGACGGAACCGTCACCGGGGTCAGTCTCGCCAACGGTGACGAACTGCGAGCCCGAAGCGTCATCACCACGGTTCACCCCTCCATCGCGTTCCTCAACCTCATCGACGCGACCGAACTGCCCACCGAGTTCCTCACCGACATCCGGCGATGGAAGTCCCGAAGCGGCACCGTCAAGATCAACCTGGTGGTCGACCGGCTGCCCACCTTCACCGCCCACCCGGAGTTCGACCCGCAGGTTCACGGCGGAACCATCGTGCTCGCCGAATCCCTCGACGACATCGAAGGCGCCTACCAGGACGCGGTCGCCGGACGGGCCGCCCGACTGCCGTTCGCCGACATCTGCATCCCCAGCGTCTTCGACGACTCCCTCGCCCCACCCGGTGAACACATCGTCTCGATGTTCACGCAGTGGGTGCCGCACACCTGGGCCGCTCAGCCCGATGCCGACGGTCTGGGCGACTACGCCGCACGGGTCATCGCCCGGGTCGAGGCGGTCGCCCCCGGTTTCACCGACTCCATCAAGCATCAACAGGTCATTGGTCCACATGAGATGGAACGCGACTATCATCTGGTGGGCGGCAACATCTTCCACGGCGAACTCACCCCCACCCAGATGTTCCACACTCGACCATCCGCCGGATACGCGGACCTGCGAACACCAATCAGCGGGCTCTATCAGGCCGGTTCGGCGACCCACGGCGGTGGCGGCGTAACCGGCATTCCCGGCCGCAACGTGGTCCGGCAGGTGTTGTCGGACCGGAAATGGTGGAAACGGAGGCGGTGA
- a CDS encoding lanthionine synthetase LanC family protein has product MLGEDAEVLGAGALDWLLRNANTADNGIWWPRVPGGDDEDASIYHGTAGVVLALLEGWAHFEDDRYAQAALRAACWLSSRLDDYAHDSLYLGVAGMAVALRAVGDLLDDEPSRNAVPRALTLLRRRFDGVGWNKFVELMLGNAGIGLAALHLNDLELAVSAMEPFPTTGVPTSGGTAWYLTTDGSSAELLHHVSHGTLGMAQALAAVGHAAARPDLMDAARAGIGDVMARNHGGDEEFLVRHSDPQRINDRINPYSYGWCHGPAGDIHVFRLMSHLTGEPEWRSAVDRCWTTLIRSGVPRRLEPGFWDNNGRCCGTAGVLAVACDRIIEQGDGRDFADVLVADLLHRAVTDETGTRWVNREHRDDPPELEPHTGWAHGNAGIIRELLRYSRIACGGESGYVASLPDHPVAVAARAGESST; this is encoded by the coding sequence ATGCTGGGAGAAGACGCTGAAGTCCTCGGCGCGGGGGCATTGGATTGGTTGCTGCGCAACGCCAACACCGCAGATAACGGAATCTGGTGGCCGCGGGTACCCGGCGGGGACGACGAAGACGCATCGATCTACCACGGCACGGCAGGGGTGGTCCTCGCCCTGCTGGAAGGGTGGGCTCACTTCGAGGATGATCGCTATGCGCAGGCGGCGTTGCGCGCGGCCTGCTGGTTGTCCTCCAGATTGGATGACTATGCGCACGACTCGCTCTACCTCGGGGTCGCCGGGATGGCCGTGGCACTGCGGGCGGTCGGCGATCTCCTGGACGACGAGCCGTCACGCAACGCGGTGCCTCGGGCGTTGACATTGCTGCGCCGGCGTTTCGATGGCGTCGGGTGGAACAAGTTTGTTGAACTGATGCTGGGCAACGCCGGAATCGGACTCGCGGCACTTCATTTGAACGACCTGGAACTGGCGGTGTCGGCAATGGAGCCGTTCCCCACCACGGGAGTGCCAACCTCGGGTGGCACGGCCTGGTACCTCACCACCGACGGTTCATCGGCGGAGTTGCTACACCACGTCTCCCACGGAACACTCGGAATGGCCCAGGCCCTGGCAGCGGTGGGACATGCGGCAGCACGACCCGACCTGATGGACGCCGCAAGGGCCGGCATCGGCGACGTGATGGCGCGCAACCACGGCGGCGACGAGGAGTTCCTCGTTCGGCATTCCGATCCACAGCGGATCAACGACCGGATAAACCCCTACAGCTACGGCTGGTGTCACGGCCCGGCCGGCGACATCCACGTCTTCCGGCTGATGTCGCACCTCACCGGGGAACCCGAATGGCGGTCGGCGGTCGATCGTTGTTGGACCACCCTCATCCGATCCGGTGTGCCACGACGTCTCGAACCGGGGTTCTGGGACAACAACGGACGATGTTGCGGAACCGCGGGCGTCCTCGCGGTGGCCTGTGACCGCATCATCGAGCAGGGTGACGGACGTGACTTCGCCGATGTACTGGTCGCCGATCTGCTGCACCGTGCCGTCACCGATGAGACCGGTACCCGTTGGGTCAACCGGGAACACCGTGACGATCCTCCCGAGTTGGAGCCGCACACCGGCTGGGCACACGGCAACGCCGGGATCATTCGTGAGTTGCTGCGATACAGTCGGATCGCCTGTGGCGGCGAATCCGGCTACGTGGCCTCGTTGCCCGACCACCCGGTAGCCGTCGCGGCGCGGGCCGGTGAGTCGTCCACGTGA
- a CDS encoding S66 family peptidase, whose translation MIDPVYPVKVAPGDRVAILSPAAGLPGILPLPFDLGLKRLAEDFDLVPVEYPTTRRMGSTAADRAADLHAAFADPTITAVICSIGGDDSITVLPHLDPEIFRANPKPFFGFSDCSTLLAFLDELGVVGYHGGAVMTAFGRPGAMDPLTEESLRAALFTSGEYRLRPADGYTDIGRDWADPATFDAEPDTMPGSGWEWIGPQRSVTGRGWGGCLEVLAFLLMADRCIPTAAEFSGRVLFLETSEMLPSADEVYWILRSMGERGILAQVGAFLMGRPKAWSFDKPNDADARQRYVTEQAEAVRRALTEYAPDTPAVLNLDIGHTDPQVILPYGGQITVDGVSRLITVSY comes from the coding sequence ATGATTGATCCCGTCTACCCCGTCAAAGTCGCTCCCGGTGATCGCGTCGCGATCCTCTCTCCCGCCGCAGGCCTGCCGGGGATATTGCCGTTGCCGTTCGATCTGGGTCTGAAACGGCTGGCCGAGGACTTCGACCTGGTGCCGGTGGAGTACCCGACGACTCGACGCATGGGATCGACGGCCGCCGACCGCGCCGCCGATTTGCACGCGGCCTTCGCCGACCCGACCATCACGGCCGTGATCTGCAGCATCGGCGGCGACGACTCGATCACGGTGTTGCCCCATCTCGACCCCGAGATCTTCCGCGCCAACCCGAAACCGTTCTTCGGCTTCAGCGACTGCTCGACCCTGCTCGCCTTCCTCGACGAACTCGGCGTCGTCGGCTACCACGGTGGTGCGGTGATGACCGCGTTCGGGCGGCCCGGCGCGATGGACCCGCTGACCGAGGAGTCACTGCGCGCCGCACTGTTCACCTCCGGCGAGTACCGGTTGCGACCGGCCGACGGGTACACCGACATCGGGCGTGACTGGGCCGATCCCGCCACCTTCGACGCCGAACCGGACACCATGCCCGGATCGGGCTGGGAATGGATCGGTCCACAACGGTCGGTGACCGGTCGTGGCTGGGGCGGTTGCTTGGAGGTGTTGGCGTTCTTGTTGATGGCCGACCGCTGCATCCCCACGGCGGCGGAGTTCTCCGGACGTGTCCTGTTCCTGGAGACCTCGGAGATGTTGCCATCGGCCGATGAGGTGTACTGGATCCTGCGCAGCATGGGTGAGCGGGGGATCCTGGCGCAAGTCGGTGCGTTCCTGATGGGACGTCCCAAGGCGTGGTCGTTCGACAAGCCGAACGACGCCGACGCTCGGCAGCGCTACGTCACCGAGCAGGCCGAGGCGGTGCGGCGAGCACTCACCGAATACGCCCCCGACACCCCCGCGGTCTTGAACCTCGACATCGGCCACACCGACCCGCAGGTGATCCTGCCCTACGGTGGACAGATCACTGTGGATGGAGTTTCACGTTTGATCACGGTGTCCTACTGA
- a CDS encoding MerR family transcriptional regulator has product MRIGELAAQAGMTKDGIRFYERAGLLESRRLPNGYRDFPPESIAWLHYVRTAQRLGFTLGEIAHHGARMRRALDPEAALSELLADKIHLVDERMAELVELRADLVERVGTGCPLRRSDLTAPVDAQREHRFRATEKIDRRALSVSTGQVEARAPTRCDDRGPAD; this is encoded by the coding sequence GTGCGCATTGGAGAACTGGCGGCTCAGGCCGGTATGACGAAGGACGGAATCCGGTTCTATGAGCGCGCCGGGTTGCTGGAGTCACGGCGGTTGCCCAACGGATACCGGGATTTCCCACCGGAGTCGATCGCGTGGCTCCACTATGTTCGAACCGCTCAGCGGCTGGGGTTCACCCTGGGGGAGATCGCTCATCACGGTGCCCGGATGCGTCGAGCCCTCGATCCGGAGGCCGCCCTGTCGGAGTTGTTGGCCGACAAGATTCACCTGGTCGACGAGCGGATGGCCGAGTTGGTGGAACTACGCGCCGACCTGGTGGAACGGGTGGGCACTGGCTGCCCACTTCGTCGGTCCGACCTGACCGCCCCGGTGGATGCGCAGCGCGAACACCGATTTCGCGCCACGGAGAAGATCGACCGACGCGCGTTATCGGTATCAACAGGCCAAGTCGAAGCCCGCGCGCCGACGAGGTGCGATGATCGTGGGCCCGCTGATTGA
- a CDS encoding GNAT family N-acetyltransferase — translation MLRLPLDNTAFLAALEPWQADEFAEFTTHNREFLAPWLPWATRITDATSAREFLTRYADRQAADDGRIFGIWSQDGAEPARLVGGTLFRTFSAKAGTAEIGVWLSPGHTGRGLVTKAAGHMIDWAVTVRGMSRVEWMCTPENTASQAVAARLGMTHEGTLRESFPLNGKRVDVQVWAILADEWHDRPTL, via the coding sequence ATGTTGCGTCTACCGCTGGATAACACGGCATTCCTGGCGGCGCTGGAACCGTGGCAAGCCGACGAGTTCGCCGAGTTCACCACCCACAATCGAGAGTTTTTGGCGCCCTGGCTACCGTGGGCGACCCGGATCACCGATGCCACATCCGCGCGGGAGTTCTTGACCCGCTATGCCGACCGGCAGGCAGCCGACGACGGTCGCATCTTCGGCATCTGGTCGCAGGACGGTGCCGAACCCGCCCGCCTGGTGGGCGGCACACTGTTTCGCACCTTCTCGGCGAAGGCCGGAACCGCCGAGATCGGCGTCTGGCTGTCCCCCGGCCACACCGGAAGGGGCCTGGTCACCAAGGCCGCGGGCCACATGATCGACTGGGCCGTCACGGTACGCGGGATGTCCCGTGTGGAGTGGATGTGCACGCCGGAGAACACCGCCAGTCAGGCCGTCGCCGCCCGGTTGGGAATGACTCACGAGGGGACCCTGCGCGAGTCGTTCCCGCTCAACGGAAAGCGAGTCGACGTTCAGGTGTGGGCCATCCTCGCCGACGAATGGCACGATCGACCGACGCTGTGA
- a CDS encoding MBL fold metallo-hydrolase: MTSFRAVTDDVYVLRYPVLDVNCTLIVGERRALLVDTLSGPSQAGLLARRVREVTDLPVIGVNTHVHFDHVFGNATVATQLGITDFWAHATVIDELSRRPCEARADAYQVCARLAPDIADEVRGVEILVPNQTVDTEVELDLGDRVVRLWHPGRAHSDGDLVIITDDVLLAGDLVEEGAPPNTNGSDLAGWTRALDMMLPKVTGPVIPGHGAVVDAAFVRRQRDEIAAMS, translated from the coding sequence ATGACCTCGTTTCGTGCGGTGACCGATGATGTGTACGTGCTGCGTTATCCGGTGCTGGATGTCAACTGCACCTTGATCGTCGGCGAGCGGCGGGCACTCCTGGTGGACACACTGTCCGGTCCGTCTCAGGCGGGGCTGCTGGCGCGTCGGGTGCGCGAGGTGACCGATCTACCCGTCATCGGCGTCAACACCCACGTCCACTTCGATCACGTCTTCGGCAACGCGACCGTGGCGACACAACTGGGAATCACGGACTTCTGGGCTCACGCCACGGTGATCGACGAACTGTCCCGACGGCCGTGCGAAGCACGTGCCGACGCCTATCAGGTGTGCGCGCGACTGGCTCCCGACATCGCCGACGAGGTTCGCGGCGTCGAGATCCTGGTCCCCAACCAAACCGTGGACACCGAGGTCGAACTAGACCTGGGTGATCGTGTGGTGCGCCTGTGGCACCCCGGACGCGCCCACTCCGACGGTGACCTCGTGATCATCACCGACGATGTGCTGCTGGCCGGCGACCTCGTCGAGGAGGGGGCACCGCCCAACACCAACGGATCCGACCTCGCCGGGTGGACCCGTGCGCTGGACATGATGCTTCCGAAGGTGACCGGCCCGGTGATCCCTGGCCACGGCGCGGTGGTGGATGCCGCGTTCGTTCGGCGGCAACGAGACGAGATCGCGGCGATGAGCTAA
- a CDS encoding RluA family pseudouridine synthase, with the protein MTDWADLLAANTVLDEPAVLALNKPAGISVTGERHGTDLVELAAEASERLYPVHRIDKATSGLVLFARDLSAHGGLTRQFQRRTAAKTYLALTRSRGLPDTGTIELPLSVGRKNRVRVAAAREDIHRVEDTWTVAPDRIKPGRNYPSLTRFAKVWQNRHFTLLAVTPVTGRRHQIRVHLAWIGHSIHADPLFEPEATDRMSLHSWRLGLDATWRDGERVELVAEPGPDFWEPVAGIDVDTVLSRARPS; encoded by the coding sequence GTGACTGACTGGGCTGACCTGCTGGCCGCCAACACCGTTCTCGATGAACCCGCGGTGTTGGCGTTGAACAAGCCCGCCGGTATCTCGGTGACGGGGGAGCGACACGGCACCGATCTCGTCGAGCTGGCCGCCGAGGCGTCCGAGCGGCTGTATCCGGTGCACCGCATCGACAAGGCGACATCCGGACTGGTGCTGTTCGCCCGCGACTTGAGCGCCCACGGTGGACTCACCCGCCAGTTTCAGCGGCGGACGGCGGCCAAGACCTACCTCGCGCTCACCCGCAGCCGGGGACTGCCCGATACCGGAACCATCGAACTGCCGCTGTCGGTCGGACGGAAGAACCGGGTGCGGGTCGCCGCAGCTCGTGAGGACATCCACCGAGTCGAGGACACCTGGACCGTGGCGCCCGATCGAATCAAGCCCGGCCGCAACTACCCGTCTCTGACCCGGTTCGCGAAGGTATGGCAGAACCGGCACTTCACGTTGCTGGCGGTCACTCCGGTCACCGGTCGGCGTCACCAGATCCGGGTCCATCTGGCATGGATAGGTCACTCGATACACGCCGATCCACTGTTCGAGCCCGAGGCGACCGATCGGATGAGCCTGCACTCGTGGCGGCTCGGCCTGGACGCGACCTGGCGTGACGGAGAACGCGTCGAACTGGTCGCCGAACCCGGTCCGGATTTCTGGGAACCGGTGGCCGGCATCGACGTCGACACCGTGCTCAGCCGCGCCCGGCCGAGTTAG
- a CDS encoding DUF6891 domain-containing protein, whose product MSQHSTPLPIRIETESGHPDRPTVTRLAARLRGLGSNNRWVVVNRLPYRHHDYIQAYRNDDTTFDVEYLRPGASQLATTVDDVDAVIALFLDWTHQTPGWEGDRQWTPTGFTPPTPDPIAPDDEAVLRKTLQERVNEGFWTFDDVVQRTMDLHNDLTVSKTSTAMLLSEIWNDRAEEQKTWPTVTDCDRLDEAFIRLREAGITAQQNFACCMRCGTAEIGGDAPDTDRGYVFYHMQDTEAAASGHGLHLAFGTYAKDDDPVAIGRTVVEYLTAQGLKVEWDEQPSKRILIGELTWQRRLR is encoded by the coding sequence ATGTCACAACACTCGACACCCCTACCGATCCGGATCGAGACCGAATCAGGCCATCCCGACCGCCCGACCGTGACTCGGCTCGCGGCGCGACTACGCGGCCTCGGTTCGAACAACCGATGGGTCGTCGTGAATCGGCTGCCCTACCGACACCACGACTACATACAGGCGTATCGAAACGACGACACGACCTTCGACGTCGAGTATCTTCGCCCCGGCGCCTCACAATTGGCCACCACCGTCGACGATGTCGACGCCGTGATCGCGTTGTTCCTCGACTGGACGCATCAAACCCCCGGCTGGGAGGGCGATCGTCAATGGACCCCGACCGGATTCACGCCACCGACCCCCGATCCGATCGCACCCGACGACGAGGCGGTGCTGCGTAAGACCCTGCAGGAACGCGTCAACGAGGGGTTCTGGACCTTCGACGACGTCGTGCAACGCACGATGGACCTGCACAACGACCTGACGGTGTCCAAGACGTCGACGGCCATGCTCCTGTCGGAGATCTGGAACGACCGGGCCGAGGAGCAGAAGACCTGGCCCACGGTGACCGACTGCGATCGCCTCGACGAGGCCTTCATCCGGCTTCGTGAGGCCGGCATCACCGCACAGCAGAACTTCGCCTGCTGCATGCGCTGCGGCACGGCCGAGATCGGCGGGGACGCACCCGACACCGACCGGGGGTACGTCTTCTACCACATGCAGGACACCGAGGCGGCGGCCTCGGGACACGGACTCCACCTGGCGTTCGGCACCTACGCGAAGGATGACGACCCGGTGGCGATCGGCCGCACGGTGGTCGAATACCTCACCGCTCAGGGGCTGAAAGTCGAATGGGACGAACAACCGTCGAAACGCATCCTGATCGGCGAGTTGACCTGGCAGCGTCGACTGCGGTGA
- a CDS encoding putative quinol monooxygenase codes for MLIIAGWLRVSPQGRDAYVAECVPIVEAAHRADGCLDFAITADSVRPDRVNVYERWESDELLHRFRDSGPEGAQQDRILAAEVHKYRISGVEAP; via the coding sequence ATGTTGATCATCGCGGGGTGGTTGCGGGTGTCACCGCAGGGGCGGGACGCGTATGTCGCCGAATGTGTTCCCATAGTGGAAGCGGCTCACCGTGCCGACGGTTGCCTGGATTTCGCGATCACCGCCGACTCGGTTCGACCCGACCGCGTCAACGTCTACGAGCGGTGGGAATCGGATGAACTGCTGCATCGATTCCGGGACTCCGGGCCCGAGGGCGCTCAACAGGATCGGATTCTGGCGGCGGAGGTCCACAAGTACCGCATCAGCGGCGTCGAGGCACCCTGA
- a CDS encoding class I SAM-dependent methyltransferase, translated as MTDPVAHFYDQLAEDYHLNFRDWDSSVVTQGEFFSRLIASRLGDGPVSILDSCCGIGTQALGLALHGHQVTGSDISTIAVRRAHAEARARGISLSVATADMRRLPFADEAFDVVVCADNALPHLLDEAQLSMALRELSRVLRTGGLLVATIRDYRQARRDRMTGTAPLRTHDGRAMSFQLWNWHDDGRRYDLRHIQLTADDVADWRVTTRHTSYWAITPDELSDIAVTSGFDDLEWCEPAEVGFYQPILLGTRSTTMS; from the coding sequence ATGACGGACCCGGTGGCACACTTTTACGACCAACTCGCCGAGGACTACCACCTCAACTTCCGGGACTGGGACTCCAGCGTCGTCACCCAAGGCGAGTTCTTCAGTCGGCTCATCGCCTCACGACTGGGGGACGGACCGGTGTCCATACTGGATTCTTGTTGCGGAATCGGCACGCAGGCGCTGGGGCTGGCGCTGCACGGTCATCAGGTCACCGGGTCCGATATCAGCACGATCGCGGTTCGCCGAGCTCATGCCGAAGCCCGGGCGCGAGGGATCAGTCTGTCGGTCGCGACCGCCGACATGCGGCGGCTGCCATTCGCCGATGAGGCGTTCGACGTCGTGGTGTGCGCCGACAACGCCCTTCCCCATCTGCTGGACGAGGCGCAACTGTCGATGGCCTTGCGTGAACTGAGCCGGGTGCTGCGCACCGGTGGGCTGCTGGTGGCGACCATCCGCGACTACCGACAGGCTCGGCGCGATCGAATGACCGGCACCGCTCCACTGCGGACTCACGACGGCCGGGCGATGAGTTTTCAATTGTGGAACTGGCACGACGACGGGCGACGATACGACCTGCGGCACATTCAGCTCACCGCCGATGACGTCGCCGATTGGCGGGTGACCACGCGACACACCTCATACTGGGCGATCACACCCGACGAGCTGTCGGACATCGCCGTCACCAGTGGGTTCGACGACCTGGAGTGGTGCGAACCGGCCGAGGTCGGCTTCTACCAACCGATCCTGTTGGGCACCAGGTCAACCACCATGAGTTGA
- a CDS encoding GAP family protein: MLLAACNVLLPVLVYVLFRRRMTEPLTHLKGWLTRNNATVMFTVLLILGITLIGKGIAAF; encoded by the coding sequence GTGTTGTTGGCTGCGTGCAATGTGCTCCTCCCGGTGCTGGTCTACGTCTTGTTCCGGCGGCGGATGACCGAGCCGCTGACCCACCTGAAAGGCTGGTTGACCCGCAACAACGCCACCGTCATGTTCACGGTGCTGCTGATTCTCGGAATCACCTTGATCGGCAAGGGCATCGCCGCCTTCTGA